One segment of Radiobacillus kanasensis DNA contains the following:
- the dhaM gene encoding dihydroxyacetone kinase phosphoryl donor subunit DhaM yields the protein MSHVGIVLISHSPKIADGIKDLISQVIKDVPIVAAGGTDENDIGTSFEKISNAIEEVYSEKGVLLFYDLGSALMNAEMAIEMSEHDNIRVAKDVALVEGAYVSAVEASMGKSLEEILESAKRAIAPTE from the coding sequence ATGTCACATGTAGGAATTGTTTTAATCTCCCATAGTCCAAAGATTGCAGATGGCATTAAAGACTTGATTAGTCAGGTTATCAAGGATGTTCCCATTGTAGCAGCAGGTGGAACCGATGAAAATGATATTGGCACGAGCTTTGAGAAAATATCGAATGCGATCGAAGAAGTATATAGTGAAAAAGGCGTGCTCTTGTTTTATGATCTCGGAAGTGCTCTTATGAATGCAGAGATGGCTATTGAAATGTCTGAACATGATAACATAAGGGTTGCCAAAGATGTTGCGCTCGTTGAAGGAGCCTATGTCTCGGCAGTGGAGGCTAGTATGGGAAAATCTCTTGAAGAAATTTTGGAATCTGCTAAGAGAGCAATAGCTCCAACTGAATAA
- the dhaL gene encoding dihydroxyacetone kinase subunit DhaL produces the protein MELHINQALKWIELTNEKIQENKEYLTSLDQAIGDGDHGINMARGFQAVIEKTSSSEYEAVSDLLKDVAMTLMSKVGGASGPLYGTAFLKMSMATKGKDPVTQGDLAAAVAQALEGMKQRGKANQGEKTLIDVWTPVQGLLQDQENVQPDDLRETAKEAMESTKDIMATKGRSAYLKERSIGHLDAGSVSSYFVFDSLASAVEGE, from the coding sequence ATGGAACTTCATATTAACCAAGCTTTAAAGTGGATCGAATTGACAAACGAAAAGATACAAGAGAATAAGGAATATTTAACATCCCTAGATCAAGCCATAGGAGATGGAGATCACGGAATCAATATGGCTCGAGGCTTTCAAGCGGTCATCGAAAAGACTTCTTCTTCTGAATACGAAGCGGTTTCTGATCTTTTGAAAGATGTAGCTATGACGTTAATGTCCAAGGTAGGAGGCGCATCAGGTCCTTTATATGGCACAGCTTTTCTAAAAATGTCGATGGCTACGAAAGGGAAGGACCCTGTCACGCAGGGGGATTTGGCTGCTGCTGTTGCCCAAGCGCTTGAAGGCATGAAACAAAGAGGGAAAGCGAATCAAGGGGAGAAAACATTAATCGACGTTTGGACTCCTGTCCAAGGATTGCTACAGGATCAAGAGAACGTTCAACCCGATGATTTGCGAGAAACAGCGAAAGAGGCTATGGAATCCACGAAGGATATTATGGCGACAAAGGGTAGATCTGCATACTTAAAAGAAAGATCCATTGGTCATTTGGATGCAGGCTCTGTTTCATCCTATTTTGTATTTGATTCTTTAGCATCAGCAGTGGAGGGAGAATAA
- the dhaK gene encoding dihydroxyacetone kinase subunit DhaK: MKKIINDPNQVVQDMLKGLVAAFPESMKQVPDTTVIVRKESPVQNKVGLVSGGGSGHEPAHAGYVGAGMLDAAVCGETFTSPTPDQVFEAIKAVDGGVGVFLVIKNYTGDVMNFEMAAELAEAEGIQVEQVVVNDDVAVEDSSFTTGRRGIAGTVFVHKIAGAKAEKGGSLQEVKTVAEKVVANVRSMGMALSPCTVPAAGKPSFELADNEMEIGMGIHGEPGTERKAIASADEIAEELTAKILEDIDYSGSEVAVMVNGLGSTPEMELFIVNAKVHEILSKKGIQVYKTFVGEYMTSLEMAGCSISLLKLDEELKELLDSESKAPAFRI, encoded by the coding sequence ATGAAAAAAATTATTAATGATCCAAATCAAGTTGTGCAAGACATGTTAAAAGGTTTAGTAGCAGCGTTTCCAGAAAGTATGAAGCAAGTACCTGATACGACGGTAATTGTAAGAAAAGAATCACCCGTTCAAAATAAAGTAGGCTTAGTAAGCGGTGGTGGAAGTGGCCATGAGCCTGCACACGCTGGTTATGTGGGAGCAGGGATGCTTGATGCTGCGGTATGTGGAGAAACGTTCACATCACCTACACCGGACCAAGTGTTTGAAGCGATTAAAGCAGTGGATGGTGGAGTCGGCGTTTTCTTAGTTATCAAAAACTACACAGGTGACGTGATGAACTTTGAAATGGCTGCTGAACTTGCTGAGGCGGAAGGAATCCAGGTTGAACAAGTCGTCGTAAATGATGATGTTGCCGTAGAAGATAGCTCTTTCACAACAGGTAGACGCGGCATCGCTGGAACTGTTTTTGTTCATAAGATTGCCGGTGCTAAAGCAGAAAAGGGTGGCTCTTTACAAGAAGTGAAGACAGTTGCAGAAAAAGTAGTAGCTAATGTTCGCTCTATGGGTATGGCGTTAAGTCCATGTACCGTTCCGGCTGCAGGTAAACCGAGCTTTGAGCTTGCAGATAATGAAATGGAAATCGGAATGGGAATACACGGTGAGCCCGGAACAGAACGAAAAGCAATTGCATCTGCCGATGAGATAGCCGAAGAGTTAACAGCCAAAATTTTAGAAGATATTGATTATAGTGGTTCTGAAGTAGCGGTGATGGTAAATGGTCTCGGTTCGACACCAGAAATGGAACTATTCATCGTAAATGCAAAGGTCCACGAAATTTTATCGAAAAAAGGAATTCAAGTGTATAAGACATTTGTTGGGGAGTATATGACATCCTTAGAGATGGCTGGCTGTTCTATCAGTCTATTAAAATTAGATGAGGAGTTAAAGGAATTACTAGATTCCGAGTCCAAAGCTCCAGCATTCCGAATCTAA
- a CDS encoding glycerol-3-phosphate dehydrogenase/oxidase → MSFSSLNRMETYKNMEESPLDLLVIGGGITGSGIALDAVTRGMKVGVVEMQDFAAGTSSRSTKLVHGGLRYLKQFEIGVVAEVGKERAIVYENAPHVTTPEWMMLPFYKGGTFGPFTTNIGLRVYDFLAGVKKHERRKMFTPEEALKREPLLKSNGIKGAGYYVEYKTDDARLTIEVMKKAVEKGAQSINYAKVSQLVYDAGKVVGVEVEDQIDGSTHTIYAKKIVNAAGPWVDTIREKDHSKKGKTLQLTKGIHLVFDGERFPLKQAIYFDTPDGRMVFAIPREGKTYVGTTDTVYKGDIARPTMTVEDRDYVLKAIDFMFPDVNITADDVESSWAGLRPLIHEEGKDPSEISRKDEIFVSESGLISIAGGKLTGYRKMAESVVDLVRDQFKQEDEILYSDSVTKHLPLSGGDVGGSKGFVDSYQKAVEKANQLGLSDKVAKTIAQRYGANADIVLEIYQTNKEKAEVEHVDPVVFAMLHYAVEEELVYKPVDFFIRRTGALFFDIAWVETHKESVIAYMAKLFSWKEEQIQSYTKELDQLLYEAVHPVA, encoded by the coding sequence ATGTCATTTTCCAGTCTAAACCGAATGGAAACATACAAAAACATGGAGGAGTCACCTCTAGATTTATTGGTCATTGGAGGGGGCATCACAGGATCAGGTATTGCTTTAGATGCCGTAACAAGAGGAATGAAGGTTGGAGTTGTTGAAATGCAAGACTTTGCTGCGGGGACTTCTAGTCGATCTACGAAGCTAGTCCACGGCGGTTTGCGTTATCTAAAACAATTTGAAATAGGAGTAGTTGCGGAGGTTGGGAAGGAACGTGCCATTGTGTATGAGAATGCACCGCACGTTACCACACCTGAGTGGATGATGCTTCCGTTTTATAAAGGGGGGACGTTTGGTCCTTTCACTACAAATATCGGACTTCGTGTCTACGATTTTCTAGCAGGTGTAAAAAAACATGAACGTAGAAAAATGTTTACACCGGAAGAAGCACTTAAAAGGGAACCCCTTTTGAAAAGCAATGGGATCAAAGGAGCAGGCTATTATGTGGAATATAAAACAGATGACGCTCGTTTGACGATAGAAGTCATGAAAAAGGCGGTAGAAAAAGGGGCTCAATCGATTAACTATGCCAAAGTATCTCAACTCGTGTATGATGCTGGTAAAGTAGTTGGAGTAGAGGTAGAGGATCAAATCGATGGGTCCACACATACCATCTATGCTAAAAAAATTGTGAACGCAGCAGGTCCGTGGGTCGATACCATTCGGGAAAAGGATCACTCCAAAAAAGGGAAAACACTTCAATTAACAAAAGGGATTCACCTTGTGTTCGATGGGGAACGTTTCCCGTTGAAGCAAGCCATCTATTTCGATACACCAGATGGACGAATGGTATTTGCGATTCCGCGTGAAGGGAAGACCTATGTAGGTACCACAGACACTGTTTATAAAGGAGATATTGCTCGTCCTACGATGACTGTGGAAGATCGGGATTATGTCTTGAAAGCGATTGATTTTATGTTTCCTGATGTGAACATTACAGCAGACGATGTGGAATCAAGCTGGGCTGGTTTACGACCGCTCATTCATGAAGAAGGAAAGGATCCTTCAGAAATTTCTCGTAAGGATGAAATTTTCGTTTCTGAATCCGGGTTGATTTCTATCGCCGGTGGTAAGCTCACTGGATACCGCAAAATGGCGGAAAGTGTTGTAGACCTGGTCAGAGATCAATTTAAGCAAGAAGATGAAATTTTATATTCAGATTCTGTGACGAAGCATCTTCCGCTGTCCGGTGGGGATGTTGGCGGATCAAAAGGATTTGTTGATTCCTATCAAAAGGCAGTAGAAAAAGCAAATCAGTTAGGATTATCCGATAAAGTTGCAAAAACGATAGCTCAACGATATGGAGCTAATGCTGATATAGTGTTAGAGATATATCAAACGAACAAAGAAAAAGCAGAAGTTGAACACGTAGATCCAGTTGTCTTCGCCATGCTTCATTATGCAGTGGAAGAAGAGCTTGTTTATAAACCAGTGGATTTCTTTATCCGACGAACAGGTGCTTTATTCTTCGATATAGCTTGGGTAGAAACCCATAAAGAATCTGTTATCGCCTATATGGCTAAGCTTTTTTCCTGGAAGGAAGAACAGATTCAATCTTACACGAAAGAATTAGACCAACTTTTATATGAAGCGGTCCATCCAGTAGCGTAA
- the glpK gene encoding glycerol kinase GlpK, which translates to MGQYILSLDQGTTSSRAILFNHDGQIVETAQREFEQFFPKPGWVEHDANEIWTSILAVISEVLRKADVEPDQIAGIGITNQRETTVVWDKNTGKPIYKAVVWQSRQTEDICKELREKGLNDLFREKTGLLLDPYFAGTKVKWILDHVEGAREKADNGDLLFGTIDSWLVYKLSGGKTHVTDYSNASRTLMYNIYDLKWDDELLEILGVPKSMLPEVRPSSEVYANTVDYHFFGKEVPIAGIAGDQQAALFGQACFESGMAKNTYGTGCFMLMNTGEKAVRSENGLLTTLAWGVDGKVEYALEGSIFVAGSAIQWLRDGLRIIDNAPESEDFAVKVDSTDGVYLVPAFVGLGTPYWDSDARGAVFGITRGTSKEHFIRATLESLAYQTKDVLDAMIADSGIDLKTLRVDGGAVKNNFLMQFQSDVLGVPVDRPVVNETTALGAAYLAGLAVGYWKDKEEIGKQWQKDRTFTNDMEEAKRNELYAGWQKAVEATRVFK; encoded by the coding sequence TTGGGTCAATACATTTTATCATTAGACCAAGGAACAACTAGTTCCCGTGCGATTTTATTCAATCATGATGGGCAAATTGTAGAAACGGCACAACGTGAGTTTGAACAGTTCTTTCCGAAGCCTGGTTGGGTAGAGCATGATGCGAACGAAATCTGGACGTCCATCTTAGCAGTTATTTCAGAAGTACTAAGAAAGGCAGACGTGGAACCTGATCAAATCGCTGGTATCGGTATTACGAACCAACGGGAAACAACAGTCGTCTGGGATAAAAACACTGGAAAGCCCATTTACAAAGCAGTTGTGTGGCAGTCTCGTCAGACAGAAGATATTTGTAAAGAACTACGTGAAAAAGGGCTTAATGATCTGTTCCGTGAAAAAACAGGATTGTTACTAGATCCTTACTTTGCGGGAACAAAAGTGAAATGGATCCTTGATCATGTAGAAGGTGCTCGTGAAAAGGCTGATAATGGAGACCTCTTATTTGGAACGATTGACTCCTGGCTTGTTTACAAGCTGTCAGGTGGAAAAACTCACGTTACCGATTATTCCAATGCATCCCGTACGTTAATGTATAACATTTACGATTTAAAATGGGATGATGAATTGCTAGAAATCCTAGGTGTTCCGAAAAGTATGCTTCCAGAAGTTCGTCCTTCTTCTGAGGTGTATGCAAACACAGTCGATTACCACTTCTTCGGTAAGGAAGTTCCAATTGCGGGGATAGCTGGTGACCAACAGGCTGCCTTATTCGGTCAGGCGTGTTTTGAAAGCGGAATGGCAAAAAATACGTACGGAACTGGTTGCTTCATGTTAATGAACACTGGGGAAAAAGCTGTTCGCTCGGAAAATGGTTTACTTACAACTCTTGCATGGGGCGTTGATGGAAAAGTTGAGTATGCATTAGAAGGTAGTATTTTCGTTGCAGGCTCTGCTATCCAATGGCTACGTGATGGACTTCGCATTATCGATAATGCGCCTGAAAGTGAAGATTTTGCTGTAAAAGTAGATTCTACGGACGGTGTCTATCTTGTTCCAGCTTTCGTAGGACTAGGTACTCCATATTGGGATAGTGATGCGCGTGGAGCTGTATTCGGTATTACACGTGGAACTTCCAAGGAACACTTTATCCGTGCTACTTTAGAGTCCTTAGCCTATCAAACGAAGGATGTATTGGATGCAATGATCGCGGATTCCGGTATCGACTTGAAAACACTTCGTGTCGATGGTGGGGCAGTTAAAAATAATTTCTTAATGCAATTCCAAAGTGATGTCCTTGGTGTTCCAGTTGATCGCCCAGTTGTGAATGAAACGACTGCTCTAGGTGCTGCTTATCTTGCAGGGCTTGCAGTTGGATACTGGAAGGATAAAGAGGAAATCGGAAAACAGTGGCAAAAGGACCGTACTTTTACGAACGACATGGAAGAAGCAAAACGTAACGAGCTTTATGCTGGTTGGCAAAAAGCGGTTGAAGCAACGAGAGTTTTTAAGTAA
- a CDS encoding MIP/aquaporin family protein, which yields MSEFLAELIGTMILIIFGAGVVGGVNLKNSIAEGAGWIVVTIGWGLAVTMGVYAVGSVSGAHINPAVTLGFAAVGEFPWAKVPMYITAQMIGAFLGACIVFFQYLPHWRETQDPGAKLGVFSTGPAIKSTFSNLVSEMIGTFVLVMGLMFIGANQFTEGLNPAIVGLLIVAIGLSLGGTTGYAINPARDLGPRIAHAILPIIGKGDSNWGYAWIPVLGPILGGIYGALFYRAIFVGEFNAAFWVVSAVVAVLLVAALNSELKKSSSTPAVKKAV from the coding sequence ATGTCCGAATTTTTAGCGGAATTAATTGGTACAATGATTTTGATTATTTTTGGTGCTGGTGTTGTAGGTGGCGTGAACTTGAAAAATTCCATCGCAGAAGGAGCAGGCTGGATTGTTGTAACAATCGGTTGGGGGCTTGCCGTTACCATGGGGGTTTATGCAGTAGGTAGCGTTTCTGGTGCACACATAAATCCAGCTGTAACACTTGGTTTTGCTGCAGTTGGAGAATTTCCATGGGCTAAGGTTCCTATGTACATTACAGCACAAATGATTGGAGCATTTCTTGGTGCATGTATCGTATTCTTCCAATACTTACCTCACTGGAGAGAAACACAGGATCCAGGTGCAAAGCTTGGTGTATTCTCTACAGGTCCAGCTATTAAGAGCACATTTTCTAACTTAGTAAGTGAAATGATTGGTACATTCGTTTTAGTTATGGGATTAATGTTTATCGGTGCGAATCAATTTACAGAAGGTTTAAATCCAGCTATCGTTGGTTTATTGATCGTAGCTATCGGTCTATCGTTAGGTGGAACTACTGGTTATGCAATTAACCCTGCTCGTGATTTAGGTCCAAGAATTGCCCATGCAATTCTTCCTATCATTGGTAAAGGTGATTCGAACTGGGGTTATGCTTGGATTCCTGTCCTAGGTCCAATCCTTGGTGGTATCTATGGTGCATTGTTCTACCGTGCTATCTTTGTTGGAGAATTTAATGCAGCGTTCTGGGTAGTATCTGCGGTTGTTGCAGTACTTCTTGTTGCAGCATTAAATAGTGAGTTAAAAAAAAGTAGTAGTACACCGGCAGTGAAAAAAGCTGTCTGA
- a CDS encoding glycerol-3-phosphate responsive antiterminator — MEELSGVLPAIKHAKDFEKVLKSKKQKYMVFLESRLSQIPNLVRYAKRENKKVLIHADLIQGLKADEYGIEFLIRDVKVDGIISTRGNVIGLAKKHNLLAIQRLFVLDSHALEHNLKIINNVKPDYIEVLPGLIPKIIREVNESTNLPVIAGGLIRTEEDVENAMDGGAKAVTTSNSSLWDL, encoded by the coding sequence GTGGAAGAATTATCAGGAGTGCTACCAGCAATCAAGCATGCAAAGGATTTTGAAAAGGTATTAAAAAGTAAAAAACAAAAGTACATGGTATTTTTAGAATCGAGACTTTCACAGATTCCGAATCTAGTACGATATGCAAAAAGAGAGAACAAAAAAGTACTGATTCATGCAGACTTAATCCAAGGACTAAAAGCAGATGAATACGGGATTGAATTTTTGATTAGAGATGTAAAAGTGGACGGAATCATTTCAACTAGAGGTAATGTAATTGGGCTAGCAAAAAAGCATAATCTATTAGCGATTCAAAGACTATTTGTACTAGATAGTCATGCATTGGAACATAATTTAAAGATCATTAATAATGTTAAACCAGACTACATAGAAGTGTTGCCAGGACTGATCCCAAAAATAATTCGAGAAGTAAACGAATCAACCAATCTTCCAGTCATTGCTGGGGGATTAATTCGAACAGAGGAAGACGTGGAAAATGCTATGGACGGGGGAGCAAAGGCAGTTACAACGTCTAACTCCAGTTTGTGGGATCTTTGA
- a CDS encoding aldo/keto reductase: MKYRKIGKTGLESSVIGVGTWQFGGEWGKNFTQSEVDAILDTAQEQGINLIDTAECYGDHLSESFIGDYLTRRNREDWIVATKFGHHFIENFERTRHWKPDEVLKQLDHSLKSLQTDYIDLYQAHSCSDEEFDNDDLWTMLDKQVQAGKIRHLGISLRTNDDTFQTKAASDIHAEAIQVVYNRLDRKPEDTVFPLSEEQNLGVLARVPLASGYLSGKYKPGVTFKKDDVRSRHNQQETEKLLRLVQEIEQHEVPKDVPMSAWALAWCLKHPAVSVVIPGCKTPEQVISNASAADLDMVSSDHPHHVNR; the protein is encoded by the coding sequence GTGAAATATAGAAAAATCGGAAAAACCGGCTTAGAGTCCTCTGTTATTGGAGTAGGAACATGGCAATTTGGAGGAGAGTGGGGAAAGAATTTTACTCAATCGGAAGTGGATGCCATCTTAGACACGGCACAAGAACAAGGAATTAACCTAATTGACACAGCAGAATGCTATGGGGATCACTTGTCTGAATCTTTCATTGGAGATTATTTAACTAGAAGGAATAGAGAGGATTGGATTGTTGCAACGAAATTCGGCCATCACTTCATTGAAAACTTTGAAAGAACGAGGCATTGGAAGCCAGATGAAGTGCTGAAGCAATTAGACCATTCATTAAAGTCTCTCCAAACCGACTACATAGATCTTTACCAAGCCCATTCCTGTTCTGATGAAGAATTTGATAATGATGATCTATGGACGATGCTAGACAAACAGGTTCAAGCAGGAAAAATTCGTCACTTAGGCATTTCGTTACGTACAAACGATGACACCTTCCAGACGAAGGCTGCTTCCGACATACATGCTGAAGCTATTCAAGTCGTTTATAATCGCTTAGACCGCAAACCAGAAGACACCGTCTTTCCACTTAGTGAAGAGCAGAACTTAGGCGTATTAGCAAGAGTTCCATTAGCTAGTGGCTATCTTAGTGGAAAATACAAGCCTGGTGTTACCTTTAAAAAAGATGATGTTCGCTCTAGACATAATCAGCAAGAAACTGAAAAATTGCTACGTCTCGTGCAAGAAATCGAACAGCACGAAGTGCCAAAAGATGTACCAATGTCTGCTTGGGCACTTGCATGGTGCTTAAAACATCCAGCAGTAAGTGTAGTCATTCCTGGATGTAAGACACCAGAGCAAGTGATATCAAACGCATCCGCCGCAGACCTTGACATGGTTTCAAGCGACCATCCTCATCATGTAAACAGGTAG
- a CDS encoding MDR family MFS transporter, giving the protein MPRNIWLLIIGMAINVTGASFIWPLNTIYMHNELGESLAFAGVILMLNQGFAIVGNLIGGSLFDRWGGYKTILTGSSIAVVAATLLAFFHTITAYTLLLIVMGFGSGITRPAMFAMAGSVWPEGGRRAFNSIYVAQNLGVALGASIGGFVAAFSFGYIFIANAAIYILFFIYVFLTYKNMDTNTHTGYAGVKALNTKIKDKTAFRALLILSVGFFMCWIGYVQWQTTIASYTQDLGIPINQYSLLWTINGFLIVASQPILKIVTKKIEDPRKHIYIGNTIFILSFIVVLYAQSFTMFAVAMVILTIGEMLVWPAIPTLANQLAPKGRTGFYQGFINSVSTAGHMIGPLLGGFIVDQYHIEILFYILIGLFIIPYWTTYRYNKGLPAEKELHTS; this is encoded by the coding sequence ATGCCACGTAACATATGGTTATTAATCATCGGGATGGCAATTAACGTAACAGGGGCTTCTTTTATTTGGCCACTGAATACGATTTATATGCATAATGAACTTGGAGAATCACTCGCATTTGCTGGGGTTATTTTAATGTTAAATCAAGGCTTTGCAATAGTAGGGAACCTTATCGGGGGTAGTCTTTTTGATCGATGGGGTGGGTATAAAACCATTTTAACAGGTTCATCGATTGCGGTTGTCGCAGCTACCTTACTGGCATTTTTTCATACGATAACAGCATATACACTTTTATTGATTGTAATGGGATTTGGTTCTGGAATAACGAGACCAGCTATGTTTGCCATGGCAGGTTCTGTATGGCCAGAAGGTGGACGCCGTGCGTTCAATTCTATTTATGTGGCCCAAAATCTAGGGGTAGCTCTTGGCGCTTCCATCGGTGGTTTCGTGGCAGCTTTCTCGTTTGGCTATATTTTTATTGCTAATGCTGCGATTTATATTTTGTTCTTTATATATGTGTTTCTCACTTACAAAAATATGGATACCAACACTCATACTGGTTATGCAGGTGTAAAGGCTTTGAATACGAAAATAAAAGACAAGACTGCTTTTCGGGCGTTACTCATTCTTAGTGTAGGTTTTTTCATGTGCTGGATTGGCTACGTTCAGTGGCAAACAACGATTGCATCTTATACACAGGATTTAGGGATTCCAATTAACCAGTACAGTCTACTGTGGACGATAAATGGATTCCTAATTGTAGCTAGTCAACCTATATTGAAAATAGTAACGAAAAAGATAGAAGATCCTAGAAAGCATATTTATATTGGAAATACGATTTTTATTTTATCATTTATTGTTGTGTTATATGCTCAATCGTTTACGATGTTTGCGGTAGCTATGGTGATATTAACGATTGGAGAAATGCTTGTCTGGCCAGCAATCCCAACACTGGCAAATCAGCTTGCTCCAAAAGGGAGAACGGGATTTTACCAAGGGTTTATCAATAGTGTATCTACAGCAGGACATATGATTGGACCGCTTCTTGGTGGGTTCATTGTCGATCAATACCATATTGAAATTCTATTCTATATCCTTATAGGGCTGTTTATAATCCCTTATTGGACAACTTATCGATACAACAAGGGATTGCCGGCAGAAAAAGAGTTACACACTAGTTGA
- a CDS encoding heavy metal-binding domain-containing protein: MIVITGEQVPGYSVKEIKGPAFGLTVRARGLGKDITAAFKGLVGGEVRQYVEMLEDARKEAMDRMIENAQQMGADAIIMFRFDSGSISQNMSEIVAYGTAVTLEKTDV; encoded by the coding sequence ATGATAGTAATAACAGGCGAACAAGTACCGGGGTATTCCGTAAAAGAAATAAAAGGCCCTGCCTTTGGGTTAACCGTAAGGGCACGTGGCCTTGGAAAAGATATTACGGCAGCTTTTAAAGGACTCGTTGGGGGTGAGGTACGACAGTATGTTGAAATGCTAGAAGATGCTCGAAAAGAAGCAATGGATCGCATGATTGAAAATGCTCAGCAAATGGGAGCAGACGCCATTATTATGTTCCGCTTTGACTCTGGCAGTATCAGTCAAAACATGAGTGAAATTGTCGCTTACGGAACAGCGGTGACGTTGGAGAAGACGGATGTATGA
- a CDS encoding cation:proton antiporter: MHEFNEVFIQILILLAISIFVIGVAKKLNQPYTIALVLVGLIFGLIQGPIPLLEEAEHFITQSNIFQAIIISLFLPILLGDATLKLPFHHIVERKKAVMSTALIGTLLSFLLIGFSTYYLLDLPITVAFTFAALMSATDPISVLSIFKSAGVSQKISTIMEGESLFNDGIAVVLFKISSIFLLTYIEMGWEGFASGVFLFFKFAIGGALVGVILGFIASQIIRFYDDYPFEIAVSALLFFGSYFIAEHIEVSGVIAVVAGGFVFSDYGAKIGMSKQTHTNINTFWDVITLIANSIIFLLIGLEIRNIDFTGKWSIILVGILLVIIARTIALYGSTALLKDITRKERLLLNWGGLKGSLSIALALSLPSSFEGRETVLLLTFSVVLFSLFVQGLTIQPLIKLLGLSKK, encoded by the coding sequence ATGCATGAATTTAATGAAGTATTTATCCAAATTTTAATCCTACTTGCCATCTCTATTTTTGTAATCGGAGTAGCCAAAAAACTCAACCAGCCTTATACGATTGCACTCGTTCTCGTGGGGCTCATATTCGGTTTGATTCAAGGGCCGATCCCTCTACTAGAAGAAGCAGAACATTTTATTACCCAATCAAACATCTTTCAAGCTATCATCATTTCTTTATTCCTCCCCATATTATTAGGCGATGCAACCTTGAAATTACCGTTCCATCACATTGTCGAGCGGAAAAAGGCGGTAATGAGCACAGCGCTGATTGGAACATTACTTTCCTTTTTACTAATCGGGTTCTCTACATACTATTTGCTTGACTTGCCCATTACCGTCGCCTTTACATTTGCAGCGCTTATGAGTGCGACCGATCCAATTAGCGTTCTGTCTATCTTTAAATCTGCTGGGGTTTCGCAAAAAATATCGACCATTATGGAAGGGGAGTCTCTATTTAACGATGGAATTGCCGTCGTGCTTTTCAAAATCTCGTCCATTTTCCTGTTGACCTATATCGAAATGGGATGGGAAGGATTTGCAAGTGGAGTCTTTTTATTTTTCAAATTTGCTATAGGTGGTGCTTTAGTCGGGGTAATCCTTGGCTTTATCGCGTCTCAAATCATTCGTTTCTATGACGATTATCCATTTGAGATTGCCGTCTCCGCGTTATTGTTTTTCGGGAGCTATTTCATTGCAGAGCATATTGAAGTATCTGGGGTAATTGCCGTTGTTGCAGGAGGATTCGTCTTTAGTGATTATGGAGCAAAAATCGGAATGTCTAAGCAAACTCACACCAATATTAACACGTTTTGGGATGTCATTACGCTCATTGCCAATTCAATTATCTTCTTACTAATTGGGTTAGAAATCCGAAATATTGACTTCACTGGAAAGTGGTCCATTATCCTAGTTGGCATCCTACTAGTTATAATCGCAAGAACCATAGCTTTATACGGCAGTACCGCTTTATTAAAGGACATCACTCGAAAAGAGCGACTACTTTTGAATTGGGGTGGTCTCAAAGGAAGCTTGTCCATCGCCTTAGCATTAAGCCTACCTAGCAGCTTTGAAGGAAGGGAAACCGTATTATTACTTACTTTCTCTGTCGTGCTATTTTCCTTATTTGTGCAGGGTCTTACGATTCAGCCGCTGATTAAGCTGTTGGGGTTGTCGAAAAAATAA
- a CDS encoding DUF779 domain-containing protein, with protein sequence MVEKVIATDPTVELIGTLKERHGPLLFHQSGGCCDGSSPMCFPRDEFKVGQSDVLLGHIGDTPFYMSKDQYEYWKHTQLIIDVVDGRGGMFSLEGPEGKRFLTRSRVFSEEEKEELNRL encoded by the coding sequence GTGGTAGAGAAAGTCATTGCAACAGATCCCACGGTGGAATTAATCGGAACATTAAAGGAGCGACACGGTCCTCTCCTTTTCCATCAATCTGGAGGCTGCTGTGACGGAAGCTCTCCAATGTGTTTTCCTAGAGATGAGTTTAAGGTGGGTCAATCGGACGTTTTGCTAGGGCACATTGGCGATACACCATTTTATATGTCTAAGGATCAGTATGAATACTGGAAGCATACCCAACTAATCATTGATGTTGTCGATGGAAGGGGCGGGATGTTTTCGCTCGAAGGACCAGAGGGAAAACGGTTCCTGACACGGTCTAGAGTGTTTTCGGAGGAAGAGAAAGAAGAATTGAATAGATTGTAG